One genomic window of Onychostoma macrolepis isolate SWU-2019 chromosome 25, ASM1243209v1, whole genome shotgun sequence includes the following:
- the parvg gene encoding gamma-parvin isoform X2, producing the protein MIIQPTSLEDPKLKKLKEILLEWINKTLKVEHIVVRTLEEDLYDGLVLHHLLRRLAGVELHAEEIALSTDAQVRKLEVILTALNEALEMNEETAKWNVKLIHSRDLLATLHLLVAMARRFQPDLVLPPNVGVEVIQCEVTKSGIKADKQTEFITFQSISIEALEGESNKECPIDELFKLEAHKIETVKKAILHFVNKNMSSLGLNVTDLDKQFADGVILLLLIGQLEGFFLPLCEFFLCPVGSSEMLHNVTLALDLLIDQGLPVQSVDPQDIVSQDVPATVKVLYYLFKRHKNK; encoded by the exons ATGATCATTCAGCCGACATCTTTAGAAGACCCTAAACTCAAGAAACTTAAAGAG ATTTTGTTGGAATGGATCAACAAAACTCTGAAAGTTGAACACATTGTGGTGCGAACACTGGAGGAAGACCTCTATGATGGACTCGTCCTTCATCACCTGTTAC GCAGGTTAGCAGGTGTTGAGTTACATGCAGAGGAGATCGCGTTGAGCACTGATGCACAGGTACGGAAACTAGAGGTGATCCTGACAGCTCTCAACGAGGCCTTAGAGATGAACGAGGAAACGGCCAAATGGAATGTTAAAC TCATTCACAGCAGAGACCTGTTGGCTACATTGCATCTTCTGGTTGCTATGGCGAGGCGTTTCCAACCTGATCTGGTCCTGCCCCCAAACGTCGGCGTGGAGGTCATCCAGTGTGAG GTCACAAAAAGTGGCATCAAGGCAGACAAGCAGACAGAATTCATCACATTTCAAAG TATTTCCATTGAAGCGCTAGAGGGAGAATCTAACA AGGAATGTCCCATTGATGAGCTCTTCAAGCTGGAGGCTCACAAAATTGAGACCGTGAAAAAG GCCATTTTGCACTTTGTGAATAAGAACATGTCATCTTTGGGACTGAACGTGACCGACCTTGACAAACAG TTTGCAGATGGAGTGATTCTGCTCTTGTTGATCGGTCAGTTGGAGGGCTTCTTCCTTCCACTCTGTGAGTTCTTCCTTTGTCCTGTCGGGAGCTCAGAAATG CTTCATAATGTGACGCTTGCATTGGATCTTCTCATAGACCAAGGACTTCCTGTTCAGTCAGTTGACCCTCAAG ATATTGTTTCCCAAGATGTTCCAGCCACTGTGAAAGTGCTGTATTACTTATTCAAGAggcacaaaaacaaataa
- the parvb gene encoding beta-parvin isoform X2, which yields MAVAAFICQVSLDEFEALRNMDLTSDLQAEGKNAINAPLLHASPELLPEDTLLEENAERTILDPTSREDLNFKDLQKVLIDWINSELEEDRIIVKDLEEDLYDGQVLQKLFEKLSGHKLNVAEVTQSEIGQKQKLQTVLEAVNGILRPLDWNTEWSVDSIHSKNLVSIVYLLLALAIYYAAPIRLPEHVSVKVIVVKKKEGILQTAHVTKQLTSTTTEMMIGRSERDAFDTLLDHAPDKLNVVKTSLITFVNKHLNKLNLEVTELESQFADGVYLVLLMGLLENYFVPLYNFYLTPESFEQKVHNVSFAFELMQDGGLLKPKARPEDVVNLNLKSTLRVLYNLFTNYKNSE from the exons CGAGTGACCTTCAGGCAGAGGGTAAGAACGCCATCAACGCCCCCCTCCTGCACGCCAGCCCGGAGCTGCTCCCTGAGGACACGTTGCTTG AGGAAAATGCAGAGAGGACCATTCTAGACCCCACGTCCAGAGAAGACCTCAATTTTAAAGACCTCCAGAAG GTTCTCATTGACTGGATCAACAGTGAACTGGAGGAGGACCGAATCATCGTGAAAGACCTTGAGGAAGATCTGTATGATGGACAGGTGCTGCAGAAACTGTTTG AGAAGCTGTCGGGTCATAAGCTGAATGTGGCAGAGGTGACTCAGTCCGAGATCGGACAGAAGCAGAAACTGCAGACGGTTCTAGAAGCTGTTAATGGAATTCTCAGACCGCTGGACTGGAACACGGAGTGGAGTGTCGACT CAATCCACTCTAAGAACCTGGTGTCCATCGTGTACCTGCTGCTGGCGCTCGCCATCTACTACGCGGCTCCCATCCGCTTACCTGAGCATGTGTCCGTCAAAGTGATCGTGGTCAAG AAAAAGGAGGGAATCCTGCAAACTGCTCATGTGACCAAACAACTCACAAGTACCACAACAGA AATGATGATCGGAAGATCAG AACGTGATGCTTTTGACACCTTATTGGATCACGCACCTGACAAACTGAATGTAGTGAAAACG TCGCTGATTACATTTGTGAATAAACACTTGAACAAACTGAACCTGGAGGTGACAGAGCTGGAATCACAG tTTGCAGATGGTGTCTATCTGGTGTTACTGATGGGACTGTTAGAAAATTACTTTGTGCCACTGTACAACTTCTACCTCACGCCTGAAAGCTTCGAACAGAAG GTGCATAATGTCTCATTTGCTTTTGAGCTCATGCAAGATGGTGGATTACTGAAACCCAAAGCGAGACCAGAAG ACGTGGTGAACTTGAATCTGAAGTCAACACTCAGGGTGCTTTACAACCTTTTCACCAACTACAAGAACTCCGAGTAA
- the parvb gene encoding beta-parvin isoform X1, with translation MAANPTKPSGQTGKMKKDESLLGKLGGTLGRKKKPKEASDLQAEGKNAINAPLLHASPELLPEDTLLEENAERTILDPTSREDLNFKDLQKVLIDWINSELEEDRIIVKDLEEDLYDGQVLQKLFEKLSGHKLNVAEVTQSEIGQKQKLQTVLEAVNGILRPLDWNTEWSVDSIHSKNLVSIVYLLLALAIYYAAPIRLPEHVSVKVIVVKKKEGILQTAHVTKQLTSTTTEMMIGRSERDAFDTLLDHAPDKLNVVKTSLITFVNKHLNKLNLEVTELESQFADGVYLVLLMGLLENYFVPLYNFYLTPESFEQKVHNVSFAFELMQDGGLLKPKARPEDVVNLNLKSTLRVLYNLFTNYKNSE, from the exons CGAGTGACCTTCAGGCAGAGGGTAAGAACGCCATCAACGCCCCCCTCCTGCACGCCAGCCCGGAGCTGCTCCCTGAGGACACGTTGCTTG AGGAAAATGCAGAGAGGACCATTCTAGACCCCACGTCCAGAGAAGACCTCAATTTTAAAGACCTCCAGAAG GTTCTCATTGACTGGATCAACAGTGAACTGGAGGAGGACCGAATCATCGTGAAAGACCTTGAGGAAGATCTGTATGATGGACAGGTGCTGCAGAAACTGTTTG AGAAGCTGTCGGGTCATAAGCTGAATGTGGCAGAGGTGACTCAGTCCGAGATCGGACAGAAGCAGAAACTGCAGACGGTTCTAGAAGCTGTTAATGGAATTCTCAGACCGCTGGACTGGAACACGGAGTGGAGTGTCGACT CAATCCACTCTAAGAACCTGGTGTCCATCGTGTACCTGCTGCTGGCGCTCGCCATCTACTACGCGGCTCCCATCCGCTTACCTGAGCATGTGTCCGTCAAAGTGATCGTGGTCAAG AAAAAGGAGGGAATCCTGCAAACTGCTCATGTGACCAAACAACTCACAAGTACCACAACAGA AATGATGATCGGAAGATCAG AACGTGATGCTTTTGACACCTTATTGGATCACGCACCTGACAAACTGAATGTAGTGAAAACG TCGCTGATTACATTTGTGAATAAACACTTGAACAAACTGAACCTGGAGGTGACAGAGCTGGAATCACAG tTTGCAGATGGTGTCTATCTGGTGTTACTGATGGGACTGTTAGAAAATTACTTTGTGCCACTGTACAACTTCTACCTCACGCCTGAAAGCTTCGAACAGAAG GTGCATAATGTCTCATTTGCTTTTGAGCTCATGCAAGATGGTGGATTACTGAAACCCAAAGCGAGACCAGAAG ACGTGGTGAACTTGAATCTGAAGTCAACACTCAGGGTGCTTTACAACCTTTTCACCAACTACAAGAACTCCGAGTAA
- the parvg gene encoding gamma-parvin isoform X1, with the protein MADCGAEEDTGEFGSRQGGERRMIIQPTSLEDPKLKKLKEILLEWINKTLKVEHIVVRTLEEDLYDGLVLHHLLRRLAGVELHAEEIALSTDAQVRKLEVILTALNEALEMNEETAKWNVKLIHSRDLLATLHLLVAMARRFQPDLVLPPNVGVEVIQCEVTKSGIKADKQTEFITFQSISIEALEGESNKECPIDELFKLEAHKIETVKKAILHFVNKNMSSLGLNVTDLDKQFADGVILLLLIGQLEGFFLPLCEFFLCPVGSSEMLHNVTLALDLLIDQGLPVQSVDPQDIVSQDVPATVKVLYYLFKRHKNK; encoded by the exons ATGGCAGACTGTGGAGCTGAAGAGGACACGGGCGAATTCGGCAGTCGTCAGG GAGGAGAGAGAAGAATGATCATTCAGCCGACATCTTTAGAAGACCCTAAACTCAAGAAACTTAAAGAG ATTTTGTTGGAATGGATCAACAAAACTCTGAAAGTTGAACACATTGTGGTGCGAACACTGGAGGAAGACCTCTATGATGGACTCGTCCTTCATCACCTGTTAC GCAGGTTAGCAGGTGTTGAGTTACATGCAGAGGAGATCGCGTTGAGCACTGATGCACAGGTACGGAAACTAGAGGTGATCCTGACAGCTCTCAACGAGGCCTTAGAGATGAACGAGGAAACGGCCAAATGGAATGTTAAAC TCATTCACAGCAGAGACCTGTTGGCTACATTGCATCTTCTGGTTGCTATGGCGAGGCGTTTCCAACCTGATCTGGTCCTGCCCCCAAACGTCGGCGTGGAGGTCATCCAGTGTGAG GTCACAAAAAGTGGCATCAAGGCAGACAAGCAGACAGAATTCATCACATTTCAAAG TATTTCCATTGAAGCGCTAGAGGGAGAATCTAACA AGGAATGTCCCATTGATGAGCTCTTCAAGCTGGAGGCTCACAAAATTGAGACCGTGAAAAAG GCCATTTTGCACTTTGTGAATAAGAACATGTCATCTTTGGGACTGAACGTGACCGACCTTGACAAACAG TTTGCAGATGGAGTGATTCTGCTCTTGTTGATCGGTCAGTTGGAGGGCTTCTTCCTTCCACTCTGTGAGTTCTTCCTTTGTCCTGTCGGGAGCTCAGAAATG CTTCATAATGTGACGCTTGCATTGGATCTTCTCATAGACCAAGGACTTCCTGTTCAGTCAGTTGACCCTCAAG ATATTGTTTCCCAAGATGTTCCAGCCACTGTGAAAGTGCTGTATTACTTATTCAAGAggcacaaaaacaaataa